The sequence TCAATCAGTGGGGCAAGCCTAAGCGGGCAGGGCTGAATGCGAGCTCTGCGAAGGCTGCCATAGCAACGGCTGGCTGGCTGTGAAGGCTACTGCTGGAGTTGGGTTGCGCAGCAGGCGGGTGAAGCCGGGAGGTCCCCTGAGGGCGGCGGTTGGGGACATGGTGAGTGCGGGGCTGTAACACCTTACTAGGGCTGGGGATGAAGTTTATCCTCGGAGCAAGaaagcactttatttttaaaatggaaatatagttgattttagTTTATGAAATGTATTACTCGCCTTTTCATCATGACCCTCGAGTATATTACTACCCTCCTTTTGTCGCTGAATAGAGGCGCACTGTTCGTGGCTCTAGGGCCAGAAAAACTGTTTTccagctcattttttttaatttttttttttattttcccactgtacagcaagggggtcaggttatccttacatgtatacattacaattacatttttcccccagcctttcttctgttgcaacatgagtatcaagacaaagttctcaatgctattcagcaggctctccttgtacatctgttctaagttgtgtctgataagcccaagctcccgatccctcccactccctccccctcccatcaggcagccactcattttttccctcctcaaCCCCATCAACTGCTAATACCAACGGTCTACTTACAGTTCGGTGTTGGAAGGAGAAACCACTCTTCACCCAGAAATGGAGGGTAAGATGCTTGAAAACTGTTGGAGGGCCTGGGCCTCTAGGACAGACATACAGAACTGTGAAAACCtgacggggggaggggggtgccaaGACCTCTGTGCCTGGAACTATGGCGTTGCGGACTGCACCAGTGTATCTGAAAGTCCAGAGATGAAGAATCTGCCGCCCCCACAGCCAACTCTTAACACCCGTGAGGCTGGCGTCTGGACACACAGGAACGTGGAGTCCCTGTCGCCACTACTTCTCAACCCCAGAGCTGGAGACAAGATGCTGAGATGAGGCCTCAGAAGAATTCCAAGACTAACTCTATGACCTTGCTTGCCAGCAGAAAATGGCAAATAGCGGGAAGATGACCTCCATCTTCCCTGGATACTGTAAATTGGTCTAATATTTATTCTTAACCAGATCCCTGGAGTAATTTTTCAcctggaaaatgtatttttttcatttctcaatcTCTGCAATATAGAAAAGTATGAGAGAAAGCGGGAAAGGATATTATGTCAACCATATCTCACAAAATAAACAGATCTTATTATGAAACATATAGGCATAGATGAAAGTAAATATGCCTTAAACACTGCGTTTCAGATATACCAAGTAAGGCCAAGTTTTCCAACATAACATCTATTGTTCTAGCATGTCTTCTTTGCCTCTTCTCCCTCTCAGAAGGCACTGTCTGAATCTGAAGGTAAAACCTACGTGGTAAAAAAAAGAACCACGCTTTCTAGCAAGATATTAATAACTAAAAGCACCAATGTTAGAAAAGGGAAGGGGGGAAATTCTTGAAGGTCTTTATATGGTAGGGAATAGGATACTTgaatatgtttattatatttaattagttCATCATTAATTCTTCTGGTTCTGGTATCTTTTCTAGTTTCACAGTTTATCTTTCACCCACATGTGTATTTATTACAGGCATCCAACTACCCCACAAGTTCAGACCAATGGAAGAAAAGGGCAGCAAAAGTTGAATTGAATGAAACCCAAAAGCAAGAAATTAAAGAGGCCTTTGATTTATTCGATGTTGATGGGTCTGGAACTATAGATGTGAAAGAATTGAAGGTTCTGAAATTACTTCTAATTCTGAAACATTTGAAAAACCCTATCATTGATTTGTGgcaatctttaaatatttaacagtAGCTTTCTGGAAGCTTGATTTAAAGTCTCTTTAGGGCAGACACTTACCCCTTCCGTATACATACCTGGCCTGCACTAACAAAACAATATATccttaagcattttattcttgttttatgaGTGAACGGGCCAAAGCCCAGAATGTGACAGTGATGTCTTATGGTACAGGAGGATTGGAACCTAAGCCTGCTGACTTGACTTTCTAGGTTTAAGCCTAGTCCATAGTAAAAAAGAATCAGGCAATTAGTAGGTAATTTGAGAACTAGGAATGAGATTGTGGTGtattataatttatgttttctatttcagatTGCAATGAGGGCTTTAGGATTTgaaccaaagaaagaagaaattaaaaaattgatagCTGAAATTGACAAAGAAGGAATCGGCACCATtagttttgaagatttttttgcCATAATGAGTGTAAAAATGGTATAgtagtgattttgtttttccatgaAATATAAGCAATAgccttctacatttttttttttttttggctgcagcaatCATAGAGGAAGAGTTGGAACTAGGTCTTTAAAGATGGGTAGGATTTAGATAGATAGGAATAACAAGATTAAAGATGTCTTCAAGATATAAAAAGGACTGTCCAGTGTGGAGAAGAAgctttttgtggttgttgttgttaggaAATAATAAGGATATATGTCTGGATAGAGAGAATGGGGCCAGCATTTTTAAGACTTGAAATCAGCAAacaatttattgagtgcctattttTGCTAGGCACTATCCTAGGGAGCATAAATGAGGCAACCCCTCTGTTCTCTTGGAGCTTACATTTTTGATAATAGATCTCAATTACGGAGGTTAATAAGAGACACGTTTTCTTTACCACCTTGTGGCTCTTCTACTTCAATAAACCCTGAGTTTCAATGCCTTGAGGGCAGATGTGAGTAAAGCGGAATAATGATTAAAAGTCAGAGCTGTAAATAAAGTCAGAGCTCAACTACCTGCTATAATTGCTGCTCTAGACCTCAAAGACCTACACATCCAGCCTGACTgactaaagaaatgaaagactaaTGATATTTAgttgtttctgcttttaaagagtgaaaaagatgaaaaagaagaaatactgaagactttcaaattatttgatgatgatgatacagGAAGCATATCACTAAACAATATCAAGAGGGTTGCTAAGGAACTAGGAGAAAATTTAACAGATGATGAACTTcaggtaaattttatttgtaaatataatttacacatatacaattataatttgtataatttttatatattttttagttataTTCCTGCTTtagtttattaatatattttaaagaaaatttggttTAGAGtatgtatttgttcatttatattactattcttttttaatggacttcacatatatttaaatttcattttacagGAAATGCTTGATGAAGCTGATCGCGATGGGGATGGAGAAATAAACGAGGAAGAATTTTTGAGAATGATGAAAAAGACTACTCTTTATTAATACTGTTTTTTGTTCCCTCTGGAAAGTTGTTAACAAATTTGTATTTGTTAGAAGTTCCATAATAATTTGAATggattcattttcagtttttaatgtaAATGCACAAATTGGTTTCTTGATATCTAATCCATGTGAGAATTTACATATCTCTACAATATGTTGTTAAATCTACAGCATcaagaaacaaagcaaatgtaataattttcttGAAGCAAGAATCCAAGAACAGTATTAATCCCACATGTTATTTTTAGAGCCCCAGGGTCCAaagacttagttttttttttaatttaaggaaatTGGCTCCATATCAAATGAATTTGGCAAGCAAGCCATtactttctgtattattttacttttgtgcAACCCTTTAAAAACTGATGaacatttgttttttaaccaGTTATCCAGATATGtaaagtattaaataaattatctaaCAACTTCATTATgggctaattttctttttcttcttttgtctttctgccatttcttgggctgctcccgcagcatatggaagttcccaggctaggggtcgaatcagagctgtagccaactgcctacgccagagccacagcaacatgggatcccagccgcatctgcaacctacaccacagcacacggcaactccagattctcaacccactgagcaaggccagggatcgaacccacaacctcatggttcctagtcagattcattaaccactgagacacgacgggaactccccagggctaattttcttataaagaaatTCAAAGCAGCACTGATATCACCCAAATTTCCCATACATTTGACCCTGCAAGTTGGTATTTAATACCTGTGTGCTAGGACAGGTGCTAGGGATTCTACGTATGTTATCTCAGTTACTGTATTACAACTTGGAAGTGGTGGTGTGAGCTCCATCTTAATACATATAAGAAAACCAAAGTTCAGAgagcttaaatttaaaaattgcttagTTGCCCacagatggataaataaaatatgggttCTAAATCTTATAACTTTACTCTTCATTATACTGTTTCCCTGTGGATAAAAACTCTCAGGATAATTGTATATCTTCTAACTCATATAATTCCTCTTATAATTTAACTTTGTTTCTATGAAAGAGCCAAACTGATGGGAAAATCAGTCTCCAGCATGCAGTGTTTTGACCCCCACTGGGCTGCATAAGAATGGGCCTCTGGCCTGGAATACTTCCTTACCCAGAGAAAGAATCCTTATAGCTGCTTCTGATTTGTCGCCTTGTCTTTGAATATCTCTCCCTGTTACAGACTCAATTTGTATTTCTTGATTCTGCTTAAGCATGTGTGATATATGGCACCTGGCCAACCTCATTGCTTTATCTGTTCCCTTTGGGGAGAGGATGGGGTCCGTCTGTTGCATAAGAAGGACAGTTGCCCCTTGTTGGTTCCTGGGAAGGACCTGTTGGCCATAGGAAACTGACGCTCTCTGCTGGATCTGATCTTATTCtgtctcttctcattttttttttccttttccttttccttttttgctttttagggctgcactgtggcatatggaagttcccaggctaggggtcaaattggagctgcagctgccaacctactccacagtcacagcaatgcaggattcaagccacatctgcaacctacaccacggctcacagcaatgccgggtccttaacccactgagcgaggccagggatcgaacctgcaatctcatggttcctagtcagattcgtttccactgtgccacaatgggaactcccttattttttttctttttttctggccacgcccgtggcatccAGAAgtcctgaggccagggactgaacccgagccatagcagtgacaacactggatccttaactactaggccaccagggaactccccctccctttttttttgtctcttctctctatGCCTGAAGCATTATTCCAGCCAGTACTTACCTACAATGTGTTTTCCTCAGCCACTTTGTTACCAAGATACTGTGGGCAGAAGTGTTCAGACTTGGGCTCCTCGTAATAGGCAATAGACGCCACTTGCCAGGCATAAACTCTTCCTAAAACCAATGATCTTTAGAGGAAGAAGAGCTGGTAGAAAATGTAACTTTAGTTGCCCCAGCTGATTTATTTTTAGCTCAAATGAAATGAAGACTAAAGTATTTTGTCAGCACAAGAGAGGTTTTTGTTCTCTGAAGCTAGATTAGCATATACTTATGAACATTCTTTAGTGTTTCATagtattaatttctaattatgtAGCATTTCCTCCTAGGCTAAAGCAAAAGTATACCTACTAAATATGCTTCATATGTGAAAATTATGGCCTTTAAGTTGTTAAAAGATTCATATTTTTAAGTGggaaatacacttaaaaatacacatgaacAAGTTTGAAAAGTTCTAAATAAGTCTCCTTACCATTCACACCCCagttatcctcatggataattatTTTTACCAGTTTCTAAGAAATCATTGCAGaggatatatacatatgcatattaatatatttattaatatattttttccacaaaTGATAGCgtactatatatatatcttatgtttttcacttaatatattttatagaaagtTCCAGagccatacaaagaaaacaaCTCATTCTAATGGCtatataatattctattgcatagattttattttattttttttgctttttttttagggccacacccaaggcatatggaagtttccagactaggggtcaaatcagagctacacctgcctgcctacaccatatcacaatacaggatccgagccatgtctgcaacctacaccacagctcacagcaacgccaaatcctcaacccactgagagaggcaagggatcaaacccacaacctcatggttcctagtctgattagttttcactgcaccactatAGGAACTctgattatatttcatttaacagTCTATCACTGAAGGATATTTACTTATGTCTAATCTTTccttaaattaatatatatatgaatctgtagatataaattatttgtagaattaaTTCTTATAATTGAAATAGTTGGGTCAAAAGCTATATGCAATttaacttaaacatttttattttgatagatactggtttctaaaaatatttttgctgaatTACAATTTTAATAGCGTATGAAAATAACCcattttttgataaaatattactaatttttttttttccgcttttagggtcgcacttggggcatgtggaggttcccaggctagaggtctaatcagagctatagctgcccgcctatgccacagccacagcaaggcgggatccaagctgcatctgcaacctacaccacagttcacggccagatacttaacccactgtgcgaggccagggatcaaacccacaacttcatgattcctagtcgggtttgttgctgctgcatcatgatgggaactcccaaactttttgACTTCTTCCAATCTGACAAGTTCTAAgtcatacctcattgtagttttaatgtTCACCTAGTTTGAGAggtattgagcatattttcatatttaggaTTTATTTCTACCTTTCTGTATTTTGTCTATCCATGTCCTTTGCATATTCTGTTGGATTTTAACAATGCATCGATTTGTAGGAGCTctttatttataaaggaaattaatCTTTGTCATATGTGTTGCAATCATTTTCCTGTTATCTGTTTTTGATTATGATTCagcctcaaattttaaaaagtttactttaTGACATTTCGACAGATGTTCAAACTATGTGACAGTAAGATGGCAATGATCTGTCTTTTAATAGTATTTCTCATAAAACTATATTGGTCGTACCAGACTGCAGTCTAATTCTGAGAGTTAAAAAGTAGGGGAGAGGGTGGTTCTTTATCAAGCCATCAAACTTTCCATTAGAAACAATCATCTTTACTTCATAGTTGAGATGATTTGGATTTAATCCAATACTGGAGGAAAAAAGTTTTAGAAGCATTAGATCTATTTTGAGTTCTGTGATTGACTGAATCCAACCAAAATGCTTCAAACTGTAAGAATGGCCCCAAGAATATGGCTGGAATGGAAAAATTCAGGACCAGGCCACAATTCTTGAGCTATTCTCGAATATATTCAGGCTTCTATAACTGCTGTGGCAGAAATTAACTCCTTAAGATGTGGTGAAATTTGTTGAGGTAATTGCATCTCAAAATGTTTTCCTACTAAAATTCtttttgagatttaaaattttcattagaaaacagaaaattatgaCTATTTCATGGCCTCACAGATAAAGGCAGATAAGCTTGGATCATTTTATAAAACTTGGATCATTTTAGCCAAATATCTCAGAAGTCACTTTAAtcctaaaataaattcaaactggTCTAGTTTtccacattttcctttctctcttcagaGCAAGATCAAATCCAACCTTATATGGACAATTTAAGAAGATGCCAtaaaggtggaaaagaaa comes from Phacochoerus africanus isolate WHEZ1 chromosome 10, ROS_Pafr_v1, whole genome shotgun sequence and encodes:
- the LOC125137660 gene encoding centrin-4, whose protein sequence is MASNYPTSSDQWKKRAAKVELNETQKQEIKEAFDLFDVDGSGTIDVKELKIAMRALGFEPKKEEIKKLIAEIDKEGIGTISFEDFFAIMSVKMSEKDEKEEILKTFKLFDDDDTGSISLNNIKRVAKELGENLTDDELQEMLDEADRDGDGEINEEEFLRMMKKTTLY